One Canis lupus familiaris isolate Mischka breed German Shepherd chromosome 20, alternate assembly UU_Cfam_GSD_1.0, whole genome shotgun sequence genomic region harbors:
- the HRH1 gene encoding histamine H1 receptor, with amino-acid sequence MNLPNSSCIFEDKMCEGNKTTIANPKLMPLVVFLSAISLVTVGLNLLVLYAVRSERKLHTVGNLYIVSLSVADLIVGAVVMPMNILYLLMSRWSLGQPLCLFWLSMDYVASTASIFSVFILCIDRYRSVRQPLRYLKYRTKTRASATILGAWFLSFLWIIPILGWHHFMSQTSGHREDKCETDFYDVTWFKIMTAIINFYLPTLLMLWFYARIYKAVRQHCQHRELINGSLPSFSEPKLKPENPKAGAKKPGKESPWEFLKRKSKDASGEPVLKPPSQDSEEMKSPSVFRQEEDREVDKLQCFPLNIVQVQTEAEGSVRSYVAINQSQSMLEMDEQGLNMRGANETSEDQILGDSQSFSRTDSDTPTESGSGKGKPRSESSTGLDYIKFTWKRLRSHSRQYVSGLHMNRERKAAKQLGFIMAAFILCWIPYFIFFMVIAFCKSCCNERVHMFTIWLGYINSTLNPLIYPLCNENFKKTFKKILHIRS; translated from the coding sequence ATGAACCTTCCCAATTCTTCCTGCATCTTCGAAGACAAGATGTGTGAGGGGAACAAGACCACCATAGCCAACCCCAAACTGATGCCCCTTGTGGTGTTCCTGAGTGCCATCTCCTTGGTCACAGTGGGACTCAACCTGCTGGTCCTGTATGCTGTGCGGAGCGAGCGAAAGCTACACACCGTGGGGAACCTGTACATTGTCAGCCTCTCTGTGGCAGACCTGATCGTGGGAGCTGTTGTCATGCCCATGAACATCCTTTACCTCCTCATGTCCAGGTGGTCCCTAGGCCAGCCTCTCTGCCTATTTTGGCTTTCTATGGACTATGTGGCCAGTACAGCATCCATTTTCAGTGTCTTCATCTTGTGCATTGATCGTTACCGCTCTGTCCGGCAGCCCCTCAGATACCTGAAGTATCGTACCAAGACCCGAGCATCAGCCACCATCTTGGGGGCCTGGTTTCTCTCCTTCTTGTGGATTATTCCCATTCTGGGATGGCATCACTTTATGTCACAGACCTCAGGACACCGGGAAGACAAGTGTGAGACAGACTTCTATGATGTCACCTGGTTCAAGATCATGACTGCCATCATCAACTTCTATCTGCCCACCTTGCTCATGCTCTGGTTCTATGCCAGGATCTACAAGGCTGTACGGCAGCACTGTCAGCACCGAGAACTCATCAATggatccctcccttccttctctgaacCTAAGCTGAAGCCAGAGAACCCCAAGGCAGGGGCCAAGAAACCAGGGAAGGAGTCTCCTTGGGAATTTCTGAAAAGGAAGTCAAAAGATGCCAGTGGTGAGCCTGTCTTGAAGCCACCATCCCAAGATTCAGAGGAGATGAAATCCCCAAGTGTCTTCCGTCAAGAGGAGGACAGAGAGGTGGACAAACTCCAGTGCTTTCCACTTAACATTGTGCAGGTGCAGACTGAGGCAGAGGGGAGTGTCAGGAGTTACGTAGCTATCAACCAGAGCCAGAGCATGCTTGAGATGGATGAACAGGGTCTGAACATGCGTGGGGCCAATGAGACATCAGAGGATCAGATCCTAGGTGATAGCCAGTCTTTCTCTCGGACAGACTCAGACACCCCCACAGAGTCAGGATCAGGGAAAGGGAAACCTAGAAGTGAGTCTAGCACAGGCCTGGATTATATCAAGTTCACTTGGAAGAGGCTCCGCTCACATTCAAGACAATATGTGTCTGGGTTACACATGAACCGAGAACGAAAGGCTGCCAAACAATTGGGTTTTATTATGGCGGCCTTCATCCTTTGCTGGATTCCTTACTTCATCTTCTTCATGGTCATTGCTTTCTGCAAGAGCTGTTGCAATGAGCGTGTGCACATGTTCACCATCTGGCTGGGCTATATCAACTCCACGCTGAACCCCCTCATTTATCCCTTATGCAATGAAAACTTCAAGAAGACATTCAAGAAAATTCTGCACATTCGCTCCTAA